TACGATCTCGCGCTGTTGAAACTTGGTCGAAAAGCTTTCGACCGTCCGGCCTCACCCACCTACCCGCTGGCAGGGACACCTCCGGCGTTTATTCCGCTTGGCCGGGCCGATGAAATTATGCTCGGCGAATCGATTCTGAATATTGGTAGCCCCGGTGGTCGCGGCATTGTGGTGACGCGCGGCATCATTAGTTCGCTTGGCATTTCCGGCGGCAATGCCCTGTCACTGGCGACTCAGTCGTCGAACGGTTTCAATCAGTTTCTGCAGTTTGATGCGGCGAATAACCCAGGCAACTCGGGCGGTGCACTGGTGAACGAAATCGGTCAACAGATTGGTTTAGTCACGTCCAGCATTCGAGGTGAGGAAGGCGTTCACTTTGCGGTCCCGCCGGACACCATTCGCCAATCAATTTCGGAAATGCTGAACTCAGAACTGCGTCACCGTTATGTCAGCGGCATCACCGTTGATCCGCAGTTGGGTCTGGTCACGGTCACGCGGGTGGATGCGGCATCACCCGCCGACAAAGCTGGGATCAAATCCGGTGATGTGATTGTTTCGATCAACGGTCGCCCGCTGCGTGATCCCATCGACTGGGAGTTCACTCGCTTCGAACTAAGGCCGGAGCAGAAGATCGAACTCGGGCTAAAACGCGGGGCCAGCGAACATTCTGCGGCACTAACACTTGCAAAGCGGGAGCCTCAGCCGGGCGTGACAGTTGAAGATGCCGCACCGGGTTTGCTTAGTCGTGCGGCGGAATACGATCCGCGAATGGCTGATCCGCTAAGCGATGACGTGCGTCCGGCGGGGCCGCCGTCCGTGATTGCGGAAGTCACCGCTACTCCGCCCAATCTTCCCCGCGACGAACATTACGAAGTGTTGATGGAAGGGTATTTGAAAATCGATGAGCCTGGCTTGTATCGACTTGCGTTGAAGTCCGACGATGGTTCAAAACTATTCGTGCATGATCGGCTTACGCTGGACAACGGCGGCAACCATGCTGCACAGCTTCGCACTGGCTGGGCTGATCTTTCTGCTGGCCTGCATCCGATTCGTATCGAATACTATGAAGATCAGGGGCATGAAGTTCTTGAGCTGCTGATGGCTAAAGGCGACGAAGATCTGCGGCCAGTGACTTCCGAGGAATTGCTGCACGCCAGGTTGCCCGAATGACCAACACGGCGAGCGCCTTCGGTTGACTAAACTTCACGCCGCCGCGGCAGTAACCGTTGAGCATTCAAAGCTTCGTTTCATCGCGATCAAATAGCAGGCGGGCACAAAGATCAGGGCAAGCACGGTGGCTCCCCCGACGCCGCCCGCGATTGTCACAGCCATTGGTGGCCAGAAGCCTCCGCCGCCAAGGATCAACGGCAGGAAGCCGGCAATCGTGGTCAGCGATGTGGCGACGACGTGGCGAGTTGCTCGGATGACGACCGCTCGGATGGCAGCGAGGTCGCCGTTGCGAGCTGCCTCGTCGCCCCGGATGGCGGCCAGCACGACAATCGAATCGTTAATCGCCACGCCGACCAGTCCCATCGTTCCGATGATCGCCATGAAGCCGAACGGAAAGCCGAAGACCCATAACGCGCCGAGGCCCAGGCCAACCGCGAGGAACGCCACGACTCCGACAAGTGCTGCAAGGCGGAATGAACCGAATGACAGCACCAAAGCGGCGACCATCATCACGGCCAGCACTCCGACACTTGCCATGAGGTTACCGATGGCATTGTCGCGTTGAGCCGATTCGCCACCGAATTCGAGTTCATAGCCCGGCGGTAAGGTGAACCCGGATTCCTTCAGCCGTCGCTGGAATTCGATTTGTATCGGCGCGGGAAGTTCGCCCGCTTTCAGAAACGCCTGGACCTCAGTCATGCGACGCCGGTCTTCGTGAGTGATCGCAGCCTGAGTCGATGACAGTTCAATCGTACCCAGCGATGTCAGCGGAATGCCTGCGTAGCCTGTGGAGTAATCTGATCGCGCTGGCAGCACGTCCAGCCCTTCGATGTTGTCCACGCTGCTTCGATTAGCGTCGCCAACTCGCACCCGTACCGGCAGCACTTCGGTCCCTTCCAGCACCAATCCGCCCACCGCGCCTTCCAGTGACGTATACATTTGCGTGGCCACGTCCTGATGAGTCAAACCAGCCAGACGCGCCTCTTCTTCATCAACGTTTACAGTAAGTCGAGGCTGCGGTTCTGACGTTTCGGCACGCACATGAGTTACTTCGGGGATAGATGCGAGGACGCCGTTGATTTCGTCGGAAATGTCGCGCAGGCGATCAAGATTCGGGCCGAACACCTGCACCTCAATCGGCGCTTCGAACGGCGGTCCCTGTTCAAGCTGCCGCACCAGAACTCGAGCCTGAGGAAACAGCGCATCCATATCTCGCTGCATGTTGTTGATGCGATTCGGCAGATCAGCGGCGGAATCCAGTTTTACCAACGCCTGAGCATATTGCGACTGGCCGCGTCGCGATGGAATCTGGTTGTAATAGAAAGGTGGCGCACTGCGGCCGATCCACCACGTGACGTCCTGCACGTCGTCTCGCTGCAACAGGATGTTTCTCATACGAGTTGCCTGGTTCAGCGTTTCGGCCAACGAGGTTTGCGTCGAGAAATCCAGTTCGATGGCGATCTGGTCACGGTCGGCCGGCGGGAAGAACTGTTCCGGCAGCAGCCGTGCCTGAATGAAACCGACGGTCGGCAATGCGATGCCAATCAGAATTCCCACGACAGGCCGCGTCGTCACCAGCCGAAGCAGTGACTCATAGCGCCGACCAAGCCACGCATTTCGCCAACCGTCGCGGAACCATGACGTACGGTGCGGGCCATCAGCAACATGCTGTGGGCTTAAGCTTTCCACAGCTGCTGTTCGCTGTGCTCCCAGAAAACCGGTCAGCGTCGGCACTACTGTCATCGCCAGCAGCAGAGAACTGAAGATGGCGACGATCACATTCACCGCAATCGCGCCAACAAATTCGCCTGCCGGTCCTGGCATCAATGCGATTGGAGCGAACGCCAACGCTGTGGTGAATGTCGATCCGAACAGCGGCACTGCGAGGTGATGAACGGTGCGCCCGACGGCATCCAAAGCGGATTCACCTGCGCGAAGTTTTTGTCCGACTTCATCAACCACCACGATGGCGTTGTCGATGAGCAGTCCGAGCGCGATGATCAACCCGGTCACCGACATCTGGTGCACCGGGATATGCAGCAGACGCATGCCCGTCAGAACCATGAACGCGGACAGCGGCAGAGCGGCTCCAACAATCAGGGCGCTGCGCCAGCCCATCAGGAACAGAATAACCAGCATCACAGACACTGCTCCGATCATCAGATTCCGCAGCAGGTCGGTCAATCGTTCGGTGACGTAGCCGTCCTGACTGAAGACTTCGATCATGCGAATACCGCGCGGCAGTTCACGCTCAAATTCTGTCGTCACAGCTTCTGACGCGGAACTCCACCAGTCGATGCGCTGGCTGGGGCGAATCAGGCACGCCAGCACAATGGCTCGTTTTCCATCAACGATCGCCAGGTCTGTCGGCGGGTTGACCACATCGCGACGCACTTCGGCGATGTCGCCCACGGTGACCAATTGACCGGTGGTCGTTGTTCGGATTGGGATGGCAGAGATGCGTTCGAGCGAATCCAGTTCGCCGGTCAGTTCGATCAGCAAATCGGTGTCACTGCCTCGCAGAAAGCCGGCCGAAAACCGAGAATCGCTTGCTGTGATCAGACGGCTGATATCAAGGGCCGTTAACCCGAGCGACGTGAGCTTCTGCGGATCGGCAGCGACTGTGATTTCTTCGTCCGGGGCGCCGAAAATATCCACGTCTTTTGTGCCGGGCACCCCCAACAGACGCTCACGAAGGTCTTCCGCCTGCCGACGCAGAATTGCATGCATGCCTGGTGGCAACGGCGAATCCAGTTGAGCCTCCGCATCATCCCACGCCAGGGCAATCAGCCGCGTGTAGGCCGTGACTTCTATCCGTTCAAACCTTGGTTTGGAGGCGTTCTCCGGTAGCTCGGCTTCTGCGTCTGCGATTCGGTCGCGGATTCGAGACCAAATTGCTGGCGCTGCGTCAGAGTAGACTTCATCACGCAATTCCACCGTGATTGTTGAGAACGACGAACGCGAACTGCTGCGAACCTCTTTGATCTCGGCGATGTCGCGAAGTTCATCTTCGATCGGATCGGTCACCAGCGATTCGACCTGGTCCGCGTCGGCACCCGGCAGGCTCGTAAAAATGAAGGCCGCTCGTTCGGTTAATAGTGGATCCTCCATGCGAGGAAGAACCAAATAACTGGAAAGGCCTGCGACTGTAATGAGACCGATCGTCAGCAGCGTCAGTCTGGGATTGCGAAGGAAGAGTGTGGACATGGTTTTGGGCAGTCGCAGTTAAGGTTGTTCGTGCCACTTCTTCCGTGAATGACAGGTCGCCGCCGACCAGTTCTTGCGGGTGCGTGTGTTACAAGTGTCCGCGGTGTGGCGGCTCACGAGCGTGGCCGCTCTTCTGGCTGGTTTTCAACCCGGACTTTCTGCCCCGGCACGACTCGATGAACGCCCGCTGCAACGATCCGTTCGCCCTCGTAGACTGTGCCTCGCACGATGGCGAAATCGGCATCGGTGTGCAGTACTTCCACCGATCGAGCTTTCAGGATGCCGACGTCATCAGAGAAACCATCCTGCTGTTCGACGACGTAAATCGACCATAGTCCACGCGACGCCGACGCCAGCGATGTTAGTGGTACTCGGAAACCGTCGATCGCCCGTTTTTCTGTCACGGCCATTCGCACCAATTGACCATCGGCCAGATGGTCCGGGTGAGCGTCATCGACCGCGATCACAACCGTCTGTGTTCGCGTCTGCACATCAACCTGCGGCACGATCTGTTTGACTTTTCCGGTGAAGTTTGCGGTTCCGGCGGCTAAGACGACGTAGTCCGTCTTCGTCAATTGATCAAGCAAAGCAGTGGGGACGCCAACACGAGCTTCAAGCTGATCGGATTCAATCAGTTCGAAGACTGGTTGCTGAGGATTCAGGAAATCTCCCTCGTCAGCCATTCTTTTGACGATGGTGCCTGCGAACGGAGCCATGAGCTGGCTGTCGGAAATGTCGAGCTGCAGCTGTTCTAACTGTGAATCAATCCCTGCCACCAACGCTTCCTGAGCAGCCACTTTTTCTGTTCGTGTGCCAGCTTCTAGTTCGTCCAGCTTTCTTGCCGCCGCGTCCTTTTGTGCGGCTGCGGCCTGCCATGCAAGTCGAGCTTCATCGATTGCCTGAGCGCTGGTGGCCTCACGCTGAAATAAGTCTTCGACCCGATTTAGCGTGGCTTTTTGCAGGTCCGCATCGGCAGCGATCGCAGCCAGTTCGGCTCTTGCAGCCGCGATCGTTTCCTGGCGCGGCCCCGCTTTTAGTTCAGCAAGGACGGCGGCCTGCTGCGACCGACTGGCCTGCAGTTGAATCAATTGGTTCTGCAGTTGACGCTGGTCAATCGTGGCGAGCACCTGTCCGTTTTGGACATAGTCGCCATCGTCAACGTTGACACTTTCCAGCCGCGCAGGGCGTTCAAACGCCAGCCGCGTTCGACGTGCGGCGACGAGCGTGCCAGTGAATTGTCTGTCGCGTGTGATCGATGTCGCCGCTTCCAGCACCAGCGTTTCGACCGGCATCGCCTCCTTGAATTCTGACAATTCCGCGTCGGGTTCGTCGGCTGTGAAGCCACCTGGCGAACCGAGCCATGCTCCTGCGAGGCCGACTGCGGCGAACAGTGTGAGGAATGTTGCGGTGAGTTTCATGAGTCGATTACCAATCCTGCTTCAGTCTGGCAAACTCTTTGGCAAACACCTCCGTCGCTATTTTCTGCATCGCAGCATCGAAATCCGTGTCTTTCGAAAGCGGCGTCCAGCCATAGCCATCAAGCAGGTGGTGAATGTTGTTGCGGATGGCAAGAAACGGTTCGGCAATCCCCAGTTCAGCCATCGAATCGCTGGTCGCGATAATCGAATACGCGCCCTCCGTCATTGACCACAAACCGAACACGACTGCTTCCGGCGTCATACTATGGGGAAGTGCGACATGCTTTTGCGCAATCGCGTCACGGACGATGCCCGCCACGATACCAACGCATTGCATCTGGCAGGTCTTCACCAGAGTGCGGCGTTCTTCGGTCGTTTTGTCCCAGATCGAATCAGACTTCACGATCTGTTCGACGCGAAAGTGCTCCGGGTAAAGCCGGACAAACAATTCGGACGCGACGCCAATGGCCGCCAGCCGAACTCGAGGCACATCCGGGTACGCGGCCGCTCGCTGAAACATGTCGCGGCGTTTGTCCATTGTGGCGACCAGCAGCGCCAGAATGATCTCTTCTTTGCAACTGAAGTGATTGTAGATCGTGCCGCGCGAAACGCTTAATTCTTCCGCCAGCGAATCCAGTCCCAGGCCGTGATAGCCACCTTCCAGCACCATCTGCCGCGATAGCTGCAGGATCCTGTCCTCGCGGTCTTGTATGGCCTGCTTTTTTGGGGTGAGGGTGCTCATCGGCCCCGTTATATTGACATCGCGCCAGATTTCAATCGGAAATTTGACGGAATGTCAGAAATGGGCGAGGCTGCTCATTAGGGCGTCAAGGACTTGGCCGGAAATCCCAGGCTGGCGGCGTATTTCAGGAACTCTGGCGAGTCCCACGGAAGTCTCCCCGTCCCAGCCTGCGGATGCGATCCGACTGCCCGGTTTGTTGTATATTGATGCGTGCCACTGTTTTCCAGGTGATAGCAACACTGGCAGAGCCCAGTGGCACGCAAACCGTCAATTCATGCCTGACGCACCAATACGTTGCAGCGAGCGGACTATTTTTCGGCGAATTGTGATGCGATAAAACGTCCGACGCCGCGGACGAAACCAGCGTCCAGCCGTGTTCGCAATCGGACGCCCTTGTCGGTTGGTCGAGCGTCCACCTGGATCAGGTCGTCGCCTTCTGCGATAGCTTCGCCAATCGTTCCGAACAACTCTTGTCTGCGAGCCGCCCGGCGTTGGCGAAATTCGCTCGTCGCGCGCCGTCGTTCGTCGCCGCCGTTCGCATTCTGGTCGGAAGGCTTGCCTCCTTTGGCGGCCTCGGCCAGCGCTGCTTGACTGGCTTCTTTCGCTGCGGCTTCTTTCGCCGCAGCGACGTCGCGGTTGGCCGATTGAGCGCCTTGAATAAGATCTTTCAATTCATTCACATGAACGACCACGCGGAACGACGCTGGGATTTCGCGTTCTGTGGGATTTTCGTGAGCGGCTGCGAGTTCATCCATGACGTTAGTCAGCACGTCAAAGGATTCCTCACCGCCCAAACATATCCAGGCCGAACGACCGCCAACTCCGACTGACACGCCAGGGCTTGCCCCAAACAGTTCCGTCGCGCCTGCGTCGGGTTTGTCGAATTCCAGGCGATGGAATGTGATGCCAGCATGTTCGTTGTTCCCTGTTTCGATTTTGCCGATGCCGTCTTTTCCGTCGAGGCGTTGCAGGGCATCCAGCAAGCCCGCCGCAATATCTTCACCGTCTTCCACACGGGCCGCGCCGACCACAACCAGCTTGTCGTCTGAATCGCGGTACATCTGGCTGAAGAAGTCGAGGTGTCCTTCTTTGAAGGTGGCCTGCAACGCTGAGATCGCATGAATAAGAGGGCTGCTTTCGTCGGGAATGCTGCCCAGATCCTGCTCTTCGATCAGTTGCGGCAAAAAGCCTTTCAGCCCCTCAAGAGCCCCTTCATAGCGCACTCGATCACGTTCGGCGATCACACTGGACAGTGACAGTGAAACCGGAGACTCCTCGCTTAACAGAGGCGTGAAATAGCTTGGTTTCGTTCCCGACGCGAGGATCTCTTCCAGCATCTTTGATCCGTCGCGCACGTCCATCACGAAGTCAAAATTCGCACCTGGTTCGTCGGGAGTGAGTCTCACGCCGATCGACATTTTGCGGCATTCGTCGAACAGCAATCTTAGTCCGTCGATGTCGCCCTGCATCCATGACTTGCGCATTGCGTACAGGCTTTCGGATTCGCCGTCGCGCTGCTGCATTTGGGTACTCATTGTGGACGTCAGCACGTTGAGGATCAGATCGCGCGTGCCCTTTGGCACGGCTTCCACATCCAACATCACGCCGATATCAAATTGATTCACCAGGCCGGCCACCAGCGTGGATGGATCCGGAAGGTCTCGTTCGAACGCCGGATCCGGGTCCATCATGGGCAACTGGATAAAGGCATAGTCGCCTTGAGTTCTGATTTGCGTATTTTGGCGAGCACCAATCAATTCGTAGCGACCTTCTTCGACGGGATCCGGTCGCATGATGACGGGGCCGAGTTCCATCATGGATTGAAACTCTTCCGGGCTGGACATCGGCAGGAACGCGACGAATTCAAACGCCGGAGGGAACACGCTGTCCAAAAAGACCATCATGCCAACTGGCCGATCCCAGTTCAGGCCTTGCAGACCGTTTAGGTTTTTGTCGAGCTGATCCAGGATGGCATCGACGGCGTCTGGCGTTCCGGCCAGTTCGAACATGAACGACGCTTTTTCTTTGAGCCGGTTTGGGCTGGCCGCCGTTATTACGACGAACGGTCGTTTCCCAAGCGAAAAAATGGGCTCCGGCTTATCGTCTTCGTCGCGTGCGATCGCAGGGGAATTGACACAGGCTAGTGACAGCAGCAGTGCGGCGGACAGCAGCTTTCGAACCGAAGGCAGGCGAAGACAGTTCATTTGGGGACCCTGTAGCTTGGCAGAGAATATCGTGGGGAAGCGGGCGAATAACGTGTGCAGGAACAGTCCCGAAGTGAGTTCTGCACAATGGCACACCGAGATCGTCGAATACGCTGCGACGACCTCGGAACACCATCGTACTGGATTTCGGAACATGCCGTAGTTCGCCGGTCAGTGGCAAATCCAGGCACTCAATTGTAGAAACTCGAAATCGTTGGCAAGGGGTCGCAGCACCTTGTGGAAACGGATGATCTGGTCGAAATTTGAGGCTTAACACAGGACAGCAATCATGAAAACGCCCGATTTTCGCAAGCCGTGGCTGTTGATTGCCGGGTTCTGGTTCCTTTGTGCCGCCGGGCTTTTGGCCGCAAGTCTGCTGACAGACGCTTTTACGCCGGGGCTGGCGGGCGACCTGTATTGTGCCGCGGTGGCGCTGTTTAGCCCTCTTGCGCTGGCAGCGTTCGGGTGGGACAAGTGGAAGGCGGAGCGTGACGGCCGGCGGATTCCCGAAAAAAGGCTGCTATTACTGGCGTTTTTAGGCGGTTGGCCGGGAGCTGTTGCGGGTCAGCAGTGGTTTCGCCACAAGACGATCAAGCCCGTTTTTCGCTCAATTCTGGTCGCCATTGCCGTGCTGCATCTGGTGGCGGTGGGATTTGTTGTCTATCGAAGTTTCGGTAGCGCGTGACAGTAAACGGCGCAAATCGCCGGTTCGTTTTTGATCTGTCTGGCGAATTCTGCCGCGCACTCGCGGGAAATGCGTTCTTTCCGCTGATCGACCACCCTGCTCTGGCCGCCGGGCAAATTTTTGCACCGTTCTGCACCGAAAGCCGTGTTGCTGCGGAAATCGGGCAAAGTTACAACCGCCGCGTCTCTCATTAGGCAGAAGAATCGCCCGGCGCGAATTCCGTTGCCTGTCATCGAGTTCATGGCGGAAATCTGCGTCGTCTACTGACGTCGCCTTCGGCTCGGACTCGGTGACAAAGTCCTCTCTGAATTATCTGCTGCGAACGACAAGCAGGACGCTTGTAACACGCGGTACGTGAGTCATCACGGCTCACAATCTCATATCTGACTTGAGGAACGTCATGA
This DNA window, taken from Fuerstiella marisgermanici, encodes the following:
- a CDS encoding TetR/AcrR family transcriptional regulator yields the protein MSTLTPKKQAIQDREDRILQLSRQMVLEGGYHGLGLDSLAEELSVSRGTIYNHFSCKEEIILALLVATMDKRRDMFQRAAAYPDVPRVRLAAIGVASELFVRLYPEHFRVEQIVKSDSIWDKTTEERRTLVKTCQMQCVGIVAGIVRDAIAQKHVALPHSMTPEAVVFGLWSMTEGAYSIIATSDSMAELGIAEPFLAIRNNIHHLLDGYGWTPLSKDTDFDAAMQKIATEVFAKEFARLKQDW
- a CDS encoding DUF1294 domain-containing protein, which codes for MKTPDFRKPWLLIAGFWFLCAAGLLAASLLTDAFTPGLAGDLYCAAVALFSPLALAAFGWDKWKAERDGRRIPEKRLLLLAFLGGWPGAVAGQQWFRHKTIKPVFRSILVAIAVLHLVAVGFVVYRSFGSA
- a CDS encoding efflux RND transporter permease subunit, with the protein product MSTLFLRNPRLTLLTIGLITVAGLSSYLVLPRMEDPLLTERAAFIFTSLPGADADQVESLVTDPIEDELRDIAEIKEVRSSSRSSFSTITVELRDEVYSDAAPAIWSRIRDRIADAEAELPENASKPRFERIEVTAYTRLIALAWDDAEAQLDSPLPPGMHAILRRQAEDLRERLLGVPGTKDVDIFGAPDEEITVAADPQKLTSLGLTALDISRLITASDSRFSAGFLRGSDTDLLIELTGELDSLERISAIPIRTTTTGQLVTVGDIAEVRRDVVNPPTDLAIVDGKRAIVLACLIRPSQRIDWWSSASEAVTTEFERELPRGIRMIEVFSQDGYVTERLTDLLRNLMIGAVSVMLVILFLMGWRSALIVGAALPLSAFMVLTGMRLLHIPVHQMSVTGLIIALGLLIDNAIVVVDEVGQKLRAGESALDAVGRTVHHLAVPLFGSTFTTALAFAPIALMPGPAGEFVGAIAVNVIVAIFSSLLLAMTVVPTLTGFLGAQRTAAVESLSPQHVADGPHRTSWFRDGWRNAWLGRRYESLLRLVTTRPVVGILIGIALPTVGFIQARLLPEQFFPPADRDQIAIELDFSTQTSLAETLNQATRMRNILLQRDDVQDVTWWIGRSAPPFYYNQIPSRRGQSQYAQALVKLDSAADLPNRINNMQRDMDALFPQARVLVRQLEQGPPFEAPIEVQVFGPNLDRLRDISDEINGVLASIPEVTHVRAETSEPQPRLTVNVDEEEARLAGLTHQDVATQMYTSLEGAVGGLVLEGTEVLPVRVRVGDANRSSVDNIEGLDVLPARSDYSTGYAGIPLTSLGTIELSSTQAAITHEDRRRMTEVQAFLKAGELPAPIQIEFQRRLKESGFTLPPGYELEFGGESAQRDNAIGNLMASVGVLAVMMVAALVLSFGSFRLAALVGVVAFLAVGLGLGALWVFGFPFGFMAIIGTMGLVGVAINDSIVVLAAIRGDEAARNGDLAAIRAVVIRATRHVVATSLTTIAGFLPLILGGGGFWPPMAVTIAGGVGGATVLALIFVPACYLIAMKRSFECSTVTAAAA
- a CDS encoding trypsin-like peptidase domain-containing protein, coding for MFKVLQIVVYLFVVCFTNVATADDPAPRHSTAIVQTIGKVQPAVAAVYVRKNGGQGAGSGSVIDPRGYVLTAKHVVGDAHVVLLAGRPPLQAQLIGTMPEYDLALLKLGRKAFDRPASPTYPLAGTPPAFIPLGRADEIMLGESILNIGSPGGRGIVVTRGIISSLGISGGNALSLATQSSNGFNQFLQFDAANNPGNSGGALVNEIGQQIGLVTSSIRGEEGVHFAVPPDTIRQSISEMLNSELRHRYVSGITVDPQLGLVTVTRVDAASPADKAGIKSGDVIVSINGRPLRDPIDWEFTRFELRPEQKIELGLKRGASEHSAALTLAKREPQPGVTVEDAAPGLLSRAAEYDPRMADPLSDDVRPAGPPSVIAEVTATPPNLPRDEHYEVLMEGYLKIDEPGLYRLALKSDDGSKLFVHDRLTLDNGGNHAAQLRTGWADLSAGLHPIRIEYYEDQGHEVLELLMAKGDEDLRPVTSEELLHARLPE
- a CDS encoding efflux RND transporter periplasmic adaptor subunit, encoding MKLTATFLTLFAAVGLAGAWLGSPGGFTADEPDAELSEFKEAMPVETLVLEAATSITRDRQFTGTLVAARRTRLAFERPARLESVNVDDGDYVQNGQVLATIDQRQLQNQLIQLQASRSQQAAVLAELKAGPRQETIAAARAELAAIAADADLQKATLNRVEDLFQREATSAQAIDEARLAWQAAAAQKDAAARKLDELEAGTRTEKVAAQEALVAGIDSQLEQLQLDISDSQLMAPFAGTIVKRMADEGDFLNPQQPVFELIESDQLEARVGVPTALLDQLTKTDYVVLAAGTANFTGKVKQIVPQVDVQTRTQTVVIAVDDAHPDHLADGQLVRMAVTEKRAIDGFRVPLTSLASASRGLWSIYVVEQQDGFSDDVGILKARSVEVLHTDADFAIVRGTVYEGERIVAAGVHRVVPGQKVRVENQPEERPRS